Proteins encoded within one genomic window of Diceros bicornis minor isolate mBicDic1 chromosome X, mDicBic1.mat.cur, whole genome shotgun sequence:
- the UTP14A gene encoding U3 small nucleolar RNA-associated protein 14 homolog A, giving the protein MSATRAAESLLALSQQEELEDLPKDYPLSASEDEGDSDGERKHQKLLEAISSLDGRNRRKLAERSEASLKVSEFNVSSEGSGEKLVLSDLLEPVKTSSSLATVKKQLNRVKSKKTVELPLNKEEVERIHREVAFNKTSQALSKWDPVVLKNRQAEQLVFPLKKEQSAFAPIEHVLSGWKARTPLEQEIFNLLHKNKQPVTDPLLTPVEKASLKAMSLEEAKMRRAELQRARALQSYYEARARREKKIKSKKYHKVLKKGKAKKALKEFEKLQKVNPSAALEELEKIEKARMMERMSLKHQNSGKWAKSKAIMAKYDLEARQALQEQLARNKELTQKLQAASKSEEEEGGAEEEDELLVPEAVNEVQMNADGPNPWMLRNHPSDAKEAEIQKDPEQLSEPVAHEASESEGEESPLAEEEILLKELEERRSLRKKSGLNQDSEPVGRQETKDSSSQEVLSELRALSQKLNKENHQSRKQKVSSARTVLPVQREEPAEEEEPLLLQKRERAQTLEELEELGEEGCFQDKELPRPALDGQQLERNPNNQPGAPKEKTKKEQMIDLQNLLTTKSPSVKSLAIPTTIEELEDEEEKDQRQMIKEAFAGDDVIRDFLKEKREAVEASKPKDVDLTLPGWGEWGGVGLKPSAKKRHRFLIKVPEGPSRKDKNLPNVIINEKRNIHAAAHQVRVLPYPFTHHQQFERTIQTPIGSTWNTQRAFQKLTRPKVVTKPGHIIKPIKAEDVGYRSSSRSDLSVVQRNPKRLSIRHKKQLKKNSVD; this is encoded by the exons CCTTCTGGCTTTAAGTCAACAGGAAGAACTAGAGGATTTGCCAAAAGACTACCCCTTGAGCGCCAGTGAAGATGAG GGAGACAGTGATGGAGAGAGAAAGCATCAGAAGCTTCTGGAAGCAATCAGTTCCCTTGATGGAAGGAATAG GCGGAAATTGGCTGAGAGATCTGAGGCTAGTCTGAAGGTGTCGGAGTTCAATGTCAGTTCTGAAG GATCAGGAGAAAAGCTAGTCCTTTCCGATCTGCTTGAGCCCGTTAAAACTTCATCCTCATTGGCCACAGTGAAAAAGCAACTGAATAGAGTCAAATCGAAGAAGACTGTGGAGTTACCCCTTAACAAAGAAGAGGTCGAGCGG ATCCACAGAGAAGTGGCATTCAATAAAACCTCACAAGCCCTCTCCAAATGGGATCCCGTTGTTCTGAAGAACCGGCAGGCAGAGCAGCTGGTTTTTCCCCTGAAGAAGGAGCAGTCGGCCTTTGCTCCCATTGAACATGTGCTCAGTGGCTGGAAG GCAAGAACTCCCCTGGAGCAGGAAATTTTTAACCTCCTCCATAAGAACAAGCAGCCGGTGACAGACCCTTTACTGACTCCCGTGGAAAAGGCCTCTCTCAAAGCCATGAGCCTGGAAGAG GCTAAGATGCGCCGAGCAGAGCTGCAGAGGGCCCGAGCCCTGCAGTCCTACTATGAGGCCAGGGCtcgaagagagaagaaaatcaagAGCAAAAA GTATCACAAAGTTCTGAAGAAAGGAAAGGCCAAGAAAGCCctaaaagagtttgagaagctGCAGAAGGTCAATCCTTCTGCAGCATTGGAAGAgctggaaaaaattgaaaaggccAGAATGATG GAGCGAATGAGCCTTAAGCATCAAAACAGTGGGAAGTGGGCAAAGTCAAAGGCAATTATGGCCAAATATGACTTGGAG GCTCGCCAGGCTCTGCAGGAACAATTGGCCAGAAACAAAGAACTGACGCAGAAACTCCAGGCGGCCTCcaagagtgaggaagaggagggaggtgcGGAGGAAGAGGATGAACTGCTTGTCCCTGAGGCGGTGAATGAGGTGCAGATGAATGCAGACGGACCAAACCCTTGGATGCTCAGGAATCACCCTAGTGATGCAAAAGAGGCCGAAATCCAGAAGGACCCTGAACAACTTTCAGAGCCTGTGGCCCACGAGGCTTCTGAAAGTGAGGGAGAAGAAAGCCCACTGGCAGAGGAAGAAATTTTGTTGAAAGAATTGGAGGAAAGGCGATCGCTTAGAAAAAAGTCTGGGCTTAACCAGGACTCTGAGCCGGTGGGcagacaagaaacaaaag ATTCTAGCAGCCAGGAGGTGCTGTCCGAATTGAGGGCACTTTCCCAGAAACTTAACAAGGAAAACCATCAGTCCAGGAAGCAaaaagtgagttcagcaaggacGGTTCTGCCAGTCCAGAGAGAGGAACCTGCCGAAGAAGAAGAGCCCCTGTTGCTGCAGAAGCGGgagagagcacagactctggaagagctggaggagctgggcgaagaaggatgttttcaagataagGAGCTTCCCAGACCTGCATTAGATGGGCAGCAGTTGGAGAGGAACCCAAATAATCAGCCTGGTGCCCCCAAGGAGAAGACAAAGAAGGAGCAAATGATTGATCTGCAGAACCTCCTTACCACAAAATCTCCTTCTGTGAAGTCTTTGGCCATTCCCACGACAATAGAGGAATTG GAAGATGAAGAGGAGAAAGATCAAAGGCAGATGATAAAGGAAGCTTTTGCTGGTGATGATGTCATCAGAGACTTCTtgaaagagaagagggaggcTGTGGAGGCGAGTAAGCCAAAGGACGTGGACCTGACTCTGCCTGGCTGGGGCGAGTGGGGTGGTGTGGGCCTGAAGCCCAGTGCCAAGAAGAGACACCG GTTCCTCATTAAAGTCCCTGAGGGTCCTTCAAGAAAAGACAAGAATTTGCCAAATGTGATTATCAATGAGAAGAGAAACATCCATGCAGCAGCTCatcag gtCCGGGTGCTTCCATATCCATTTACCCACCATCAGCAATTTGAAAGGACCATCCAGACCCCTATAGGATCGACGTGGAACACCCAGAGGGCCTTCCAAAAGCTGACTAGGCCCAAGGTTGTGACCAAGCCAGGCCATATCATTAAGCCTATAAAAGCAGAGGATGTGGGCTACAGGTCTTCCTCAAGGTCAGACCTCTCTGTCGTACAGAGGAATCCAAAACGGCTCTCCATCCGTCACAAAAAACAGCTGAAGAAAAACTCTGTAGATTGA